One Notolabrus celidotus isolate fNotCel1 chromosome 18, fNotCel1.pri, whole genome shotgun sequence DNA window includes the following coding sequences:
- the LOC117830528 gene encoding elongation of very long chain fatty acids protein 6-like, whose amino-acid sequence MNESELKLAEYGFERRFDERQALEWMQENWSKAFMFCGLYAAIVFGGQHFMRERPKLNLRRPLVLWSLSLAIFSIIGALRTGLYMFHVITNSGFRQSVCDSSFYSAPITKFWAYAFVLSKAPELGKTLCFMFLRLFFRMKYSELSSGCLKTKCCFKSTCSLQ is encoded by the exons ATGAACGAGAGTGAATTAAAGCTGGCGGAGTACGGCTTCGAGCGGCGCTTCGACGAGAGACAGGCTCTAGAATGGATGCAGGAGAACTG GAGCAAAGCCTTCATGTTCTGTGGCCTGTATGCTGCCATCGTGTTCGGCGGTCAGCACTTCATGAGGGAGAGGCCGAAGCTGAACCTGCGACGTCCGCTGGTGCTGTGGTCACTCAGCCTCGCCATCTTCAG TATCATTGGAGCCCTGAGGACCGGACTCTACATGTTCCACGTCATCACAAACAGCGGCTTcagacagtctgtgtgtgactcCAGCTTCTACAGCGCCCCCATCACCAAGTTCTGGGCCTACGCCTtcgtcctgagcaaagcccccgAGCTGGGTAAGACACTCTGCTTCATGTTCCTGAGACTCTTCTTTAGGATGAAATATTCAGAGTTATCTTCAGGCTGCTTGAAAACAAAGTGTTGTTTTAAATCCACATGCTCCCTGCAGTGA